The window AGTTAGTACCATTTTCGGTTATCCGGGTGGTCAGATCATACCGGTTTTTGACTGTTTGTACGATTTTAAAGATCAGGTGAATCATATTCTTGTTCGTCATGAGCAGGGTGCTATTCATGCAGCCCAGGGTTACGCACGGGTTTCAGGTAAGGTCGGGGTTGCTTTGGTGACATCAGGTCCCGGAGCTACCAATACGGTTACAGGTATTGCTGATGCAATGCTGGACAGTACGCCCATTGTGGTGATATCCGGTCAGGTTTCTTCTTCTCTTCTGGGTTCAGATGCCTTTCAGGAAGCAGATATCGTTGGGATTGCCCAGCCGATCACTAAATGGGCTTATCAGATACGTCGTGTCGAAGACATAGCCTGGGCGGTCGCACGTGCATTTTATATCGCTTCCAACGGACGTCCCGGTCCTGTTGTATTGGATATTCCCAAGGATATCCAGGGTGGACAACTGGAAAAATATGAGTACAAGAAAGAAACTTTCATCAGGAGTTATCAACCTGTACCCAGCTTTAACCAGAAGGATATTGACGCGGCTGCTCAGTTAATTAATGGAGCGCAAAGACCTTTGGCTTTGGTTGGGCAAGGAGTCATCTTAAGCGGGGCGGAAGCTGAATTGAAAGCATTTCTGGAGAAGGCGGATATTCCTGCAGCATCAACTATCTTAGGACTTTCAGCGATGCCTTCCGATTATCCCCTGAATATGGGTATGCTTGGAATGCATGGAAATATCGGCCCGAATGTCAAAACCAATGAATGTGATGTCCTTATTGCCATCGGAATGCGATTTGACGATCGGGTTACCGGTAATCTGGCTACGTATGCCAAACAGGCCAAGATCATACATTTAGATATTGACAGGGCGGAGATTAATAAAAATGTAACAGTGGATATAAAGGTTCTGGGAGATGCCAAGGTAACGTTATCAGAGATAACAAAATTGCTTCATACTAATGAACATAAGGCGTGGCGGGAAAGTTTCAAACCTTATGAACAGAAGGAGTATGAAGTGGTGATCAAAAAGGAACTTTTCCCGGAAGGCACTCCCTTGAAAATGGGTGAAGTGATTCATAAAGTATCCGAGGCTACCCATAATGATGCTATACTGGTTACTGATGTAGGACAAAATCAGATGATGGCTGTCCGCTATTTTAAAAATAAACGGACGAGAAGTGTGGTTACCTCCGGAGGTCTTGGTACGATGGGTTATGGACTTCCTGCAGCCATTGGGGCCAAATTCGGGGCTCCGGAAAGAACCGTTTGTCTGTTTGTCGGTGATGGTGGGTTTCAGATGAATATCCAGGAATTGGGTACTATTTTGCAGACAGGGATAGATATCAAGATCATTCTGTTGAACAACCAGTTTCTGGGAATGGTACGCCAATGGCAGGAATTGTTTTTCAATGAACGTTATTCCGAAACCATCATGAAAAACCCGGATTTTATAGGAATTGCGAAAGCCTACGGCATTGAAGCACGTAAAGTGAACAAACGGGAAGACCTGGATGATGCTATTGCAGAGATGTTACAATACAAAGGGACATACCTTCTGGAAGTGGAAGTGGAAAATAAGGGGTTGGTATATCCTATGGTTCCGGCAGGAGCTTGTATCTCAAAAATTTTATTAGGAGAGGAGTAGCCTATAAAAATATAGAGACAGGAAAGGTTTGGGGTTGCGAATTCTTATAGGTTCCGCAACCCTTTTTCTTTTAAATACCGGATTAACTCTTTCGGACGATCGGTTTGAATTAAAGTTGCACCTTGTTTTATTACCCATCCCCAATTGGCATCTTTGTCTGTCATGGCAGACTCATCATCATGACCTCCGCAAAGAGTATCCCATAAGGTGTTGATCCAGATACGGCTTCCTTGCCGGGTTATTTCCGACAGGCGGTTTAACTCTTTAAAGTTGTCTGTTTTAAAACAGGCTTCTACTGCGATCGGTTTGAAATCTTTTAGAAAATTACTCAGTTCGATCCAGGATTCGGGTTTGTCAATATCCACTATCGGCATATATAACATGCCCGTATTTTTTCCATACTCTTCTTTTACTTTTGCAACCGTGTATTTTCCCTTGATGATGACCTGCTTTTCCGTATCTGTTTTCCGGAGAATCGGGGTGATTTCCTTAATATAAGTACCACCTTTATCAATATTCACCAATATCCGGTCTTTGCAGATGAACAATGCCTCTTCGAGTGTTGGGATGTGTTCATAGGTTTTTATTCCATTACCAGCCCTTAACCGTAATTTTTTCAATTCTTCAACCGTAAATTCTTCGACTTTCCCCTTTCCCGTCATGGTACGGTCGATCGTTTTGTCATGGATCACGACAAACTGATCGTCTTTGGTTTTTCGTATATCGATCTCCACCATATCCGCTCCCATGGCAATGGCCAGTTCAATAGCCCGGTTTGAATTCTCAGGAGCATTCCTCCAGTCCGCCCGGTGTGCGACAACAAAAACATAATCATTGTCCGGGCTATGTAGCTTTCTTAGCAAAGAATCAACACGAGTCTGGGAGAAAGATACAGGGATGAAAAGCCAGCAATACAGGAAAAGAATTATTTTTTTCATATCAGATATCAATTAAGCACTCAGTGCTATTTATTGTTTTATTAAGTCACACTGATCAAGTTGATTACGTTTATTAAGCCTGACATTAATTTATTGGAATTACTTAAAA of the Bacteroidales bacterium genome contains:
- the ilvB gene encoding biosynthetic-type acetolactate synthase large subunit, producing MSNTISGSEALIRSLINEEVSTIFGYPGGQIIPVFDCLYDFKDQVNHILVRHEQGAIHAAQGYARVSGKVGVALVTSGPGATNTVTGIADAMLDSTPIVVISGQVSSSLLGSDAFQEADIVGIAQPITKWAYQIRRVEDIAWAVARAFYIASNGRPGPVVLDIPKDIQGGQLEKYEYKKETFIRSYQPVPSFNQKDIDAAAQLINGAQRPLALVGQGVILSGAEAELKAFLEKADIPAASTILGLSAMPSDYPLNMGMLGMHGNIGPNVKTNECDVLIAIGMRFDDRVTGNLATYAKQAKIIHLDIDRAEINKNVTVDIKVLGDAKVTLSEITKLLHTNEHKAWRESFKPYEQKEYEVVIKKELFPEGTPLKMGEVIHKVSEATHNDAILVTDVGQNQMMAVRYFKNKRTRSVVTSGGLGTMGYGLPAAIGAKFGAPERTVCLFVGDGGFQMNIQELGTILQTGIDIKIILLNNQFLGMVRQWQELFFNERYSETIMKNPDFIGIAKAYGIEARKVNKREDLDDAIAEMLQYKGTYLLEVEVENKGLVYPMVPAGACISKILLGEE
- a CDS encoding glycerophosphodiester phosphodiesterase family protein; this encodes MKKIILFLYCWLFIPVSFSQTRVDSLLRKLHSPDNDYVFVVAHRADWRNAPENSNRAIELAIAMGADMVEIDIRKTKDDQFVVIHDKTIDRTMTGKGKVEEFTVEELKKLRLRAGNGIKTYEHIPTLEEALFICKDRILVNIDKGGTYIKEITPILRKTDTEKQVIIKGKYTVAKVKEEYGKNTGMLYMPIVDIDKPESWIELSNFLKDFKPIAVEACFKTDNFKELNRLSEITRQGSRIWINTLWDTLCGGHDDESAMTDKDANWGWVIKQGATLIQTDRPKELIRYLKEKGLRNL